From the genome of Denticeps clupeoides chromosome 4, fDenClu1.1, whole genome shotgun sequence, one region includes:
- the sdr39u1 gene encoding epimerase family protein SDR39U1 isoform X2, with product MNPLRWWNDQYKKDLLTSRVDSTRTMAKAIASSSSPPHAWILVTGVACYKPSPTAQYDEESRWTPFDFLSQLVKDWEEAARLPEDIAKVTRQVIIRPGAVLGRDGGAMKQMLTPFWLGLGGTLGSGRQPFPWIHVSDLASIIMHALDPPTKPPSTGPEVFNGVAPAQNTNYEFTKQLGRVLRRPTIFPVPEFVINSLLGAERAAILTQGQKVTPKSTLASGFQYQYPDLTSALQEIVGT from the exons ATGAACCCTCTGCGATG GTGGAATGACCAATATAAAAAGGACCTGTTGACTAGTCGAGTTGATTCTACTAGAACTATGGCCAAGGCCATTGCCTCTTCTTCAAGTCCTCCCCACGCATGGATTCTTGTTACAGGCGTAG CATGCTACAAACCCAGTCCGACAGCCCAGTATGACGAGGAGAGTCGGTGGACACCTTTTGACTTCTTGTCACAGCTGGTTAAAGATTGGGAAGAGGCAGCACGACTTCCCGAGGATATTGCAAAGGTCACCAGACAGGTGATCATCAGACCAG GTGCAGTGCTGGGCCGGGACGGTGGTGCCATGAAGCAGATGTTGACTCCTTTCTGGTTAGGCTTGGGGGGCACTCTCGGCTCAGGACGGCAGCCTTTCCCCTGGATCCATGTGTCTGACCTTGCTAGCATTATTATGCATGCACTGGATCCCCCAACCAAACCTCCATCCACCGGCCCAGAAGTGTTCAATGGGGTTGCGCCCGCACAAAACACCAATTACGAGTTCACAAAACAGCTGGGCCGCGTCCTCCGAAGACCCACAATTTTCCCTGTTCCCGAGTTTGTCATCAACTCCCTTCTGGGTGCTGAGAGAGCGGCCATCCTCACTCAAGGCCAGAAAGTGACACCCAAAAGTACGCTGGCCTCAGGATTTCAATATCAGTATCCAGACCTGACCTCTGCTCTACAGGAGATTGTAGGGACTTAA
- the sdr39u1 gene encoding epimerase family protein SDR39U1 isoform X1 → MRVLVGGGSGFVGRELTRLLRKRGHEVTIISRQAGPGKITWGELESGGLPPCEGAVNLAGENIMNPLRWWNDQYKKDLLTSRVDSTRTMAKAIASSSSPPHAWILVTGVACYKPSPTAQYDEESRWTPFDFLSQLVKDWEEAARLPEDIAKVTRQVIIRPGAVLGRDGGAMKQMLTPFWLGLGGTLGSGRQPFPWIHVSDLASIIMHALDPPTKPPSTGPEVFNGVAPAQNTNYEFTKQLGRVLRRPTIFPVPEFVINSLLGAERAAILTQGQKVTPKSTLASGFQYQYPDLTSALQEIVGT, encoded by the exons ATGAGGGTTCTAGTAG GTGGAGGGTCAGGGTTTGTGGGACGAGAGCTCACACGCTTGCTTAGGAAACGTGGCCATGAGGTCACGATCATCTCCCGACAGGCGGGTCCAGGAAAAATAACGTGG GGTGAGTTAGAATCTGGCGGTCTACCACCATGCGAGGGTGCGGTCAATCTGGCGGGGGAAAATATCATGAACCCTCTGCGATG GTGGAATGACCAATATAAAAAGGACCTGTTGACTAGTCGAGTTGATTCTACTAGAACTATGGCCAAGGCCATTGCCTCTTCTTCAAGTCCTCCCCACGCATGGATTCTTGTTACAGGCGTAG CATGCTACAAACCCAGTCCGACAGCCCAGTATGACGAGGAGAGTCGGTGGACACCTTTTGACTTCTTGTCACAGCTGGTTAAAGATTGGGAAGAGGCAGCACGACTTCCCGAGGATATTGCAAAGGTCACCAGACAGGTGATCATCAGACCAG GTGCAGTGCTGGGCCGGGACGGTGGTGCCATGAAGCAGATGTTGACTCCTTTCTGGTTAGGCTTGGGGGGCACTCTCGGCTCAGGACGGCAGCCTTTCCCCTGGATCCATGTGTCTGACCTTGCTAGCATTATTATGCATGCACTGGATCCCCCAACCAAACCTCCATCCACCGGCCCAGAAGTGTTCAATGGGGTTGCGCCCGCACAAAACACCAATTACGAGTTCACAAAACAGCTGGGCCGCGTCCTCCGAAGACCCACAATTTTCCCTGTTCCCGAGTTTGTCATCAACTCCCTTCTGGGTGCTGAGAGAGCGGCCATCCTCACTCAAGGCCAGAAAGTGACACCCAAAAGTACGCTGGCCTCAGGATTTCAATATCAGTATCCAGACCTGACCTCTGCTCTACAGGAGATTGTAGGGACTTAA